In Bacillota bacterium, a single window of DNA contains:
- a CDS encoding MFS transporter gives MVKKASSYKWFIWVTLLFAYLIVIFHRWSFGVIEDNLSSSFCMSATAFAGIGSMYFYAYAFMQIPSGMLADSLGARFTVTVGMLLAGTSSFLFGCSSSIFYIFAGRFLVGIGVSVVFISILKILSKWYEEKKFGTMTGLTSFIGNIGGILTQSPFVIILSLISWRIAFIMIGTITLLIAFLCFVIFRNDPEDIGICLVKNKKRKLEKRIKSGLRKP, from the coding sequence ATGGTGAAGAAAGCCAGTTCTTATAAATGGTTTATTTGGGTAACACTACTTTTTGCCTATCTGATCGTGATTTTTCACAGATGGTCTTTCGGGGTTATCGAAGATAATCTGTCCAGTAGCTTTTGCATGTCGGCGACAGCTTTTGCAGGGATTGGTTCAATGTATTTTTACGCATATGCGTTTATGCAGATTCCGTCGGGAATGCTTGCAGACAGCTTGGGAGCAAGGTTCACTGTAACGGTGGGTATGCTTCTGGCAGGTACCAGTTCTTTTTTATTCGGTTGCTCATCCAGTATTTTTTATATTTTTGCAGGAAGATTTCTTGTAGGTATAGGGGTTTCGGTAGTATTCATATCTATTTTAAAAATATTGTCAAAGTGGTATGAAGAGAAGAAATTCGGCACAATGACCGGATTAACATCCTTTATTGGAAACATCGGAGGGATCCTTACCCAATCCCCTTTTGTAATCATACTATCACTGATATCCTGGCGGATTGCGTTTATAATGATAGGTACTATAACCTTGTTGATAGCCTTTCTATGCTTTGTCATTTTTAGAAATGATCCTGAAGATATAGGAATTTGCCTTGTTAAAAATAAAAAAAGGAAGTTGGAAAAACGAATAAAATCAGGATTACGCAAGCCTTGA
- a CDS encoding MFS transporter, with protein MIEILKNPYTWPPFFMNAGIYGAYQALAGVWGQSYIMKVYGMNRITTANYMLLLFIGAAFGSVVIGKLSDMLSKKKLPMIIFGAVNLGLWVFIVLLNDGKVPFETLGILLFLLGFSQAAIILSWACGKEVNNPRFAGISMAVVNIGEFLGAAIVPMITGVFLDKYKNLLSAQQVYARSFTCYLISAALGFVCIFFIKETKCRNIF; from the coding sequence TTGATAGAAATACTGAAAAATCCGTACACATGGCCGCCTTTTTTTATGAATGCAGGAATTTATGGGGCTTATCAGGCACTTGCAGGGGTCTGGGGGCAAAGTTATATAATGAAAGTTTACGGAATGAACAGAATCACTACTGCTAATTACATGCTTTTGCTATTTATCGGCGCTGCCTTCGGAAGTGTCGTTATAGGTAAACTATCCGATATGTTATCAAAAAAAAAGCTTCCAATGATAATATTTGGAGCTGTTAATCTTGGATTATGGGTATTTATTGTTTTGCTTAACGATGGAAAAGTGCCTTTCGAAACACTGGGAATATTACTGTTTTTGCTTGGTTTCTCACAAGCTGCTATTATTTTATCCTGGGCTTGCGGCAAAGAGGTTAATAACCCAAGATTTGCAGGTATATCCATGGCGGTTGTAAATATAGGAGAGTTTTTAGGAGCTGCAATTGTACCTATGATTACAGGGGTGTTTTTGGATAAATATAAGAATTTATTAAGTGCCCAGCAAGTATACGCAAGGTCTTTTACTTGCTACCTTATAAGTGCAGCCTTGGGTTTTGTTTGTATATTTTTTATCAAGGAAACGAAATGCAGGAATATATTTTAA
- a CDS encoding glucosamine-6-phosphate deaminase, producing the protein MKVRVFKNSEELGKAAAAFSANIIRQSIEKYNKARIVLSTGASQFDTLKYLVKEDLDWSKVEMFHLDEYINLPITHPASFRKYLQERFVSIVNPGKVFFVDGEGDVEKNILELNKEISREPIHLGLIGIGENAHIAFNDPPADFDTREPYIIVSLDEACKKQQVREGWFSTVDDVPKQAISMSVHQIMQCNIIVSCVPYKVKANAIKLTLENDVTNIIPATMLKRHKNANLFLDEDSASEVDKDVLAKYL; encoded by the coding sequence ATGAAGGTAAGAGTATTTAAAAATTCAGAAGAATTGGGTAAAGCTGCCGCAGCTTTTTCAGCAAACATTATTAGACAGAGCATAGAGAAATACAATAAGGCCAGAATAGTTTTATCTACAGGAGCATCCCAATTTGATACATTGAAGTATCTAGTCAAAGAGGATTTGGATTGGAGTAAGGTTGAGATGTTTCATCTGGATGAATACATAAACCTGCCTATAACACATCCGGCGAGCTTTAGAAAATATCTGCAAGAAAGATTTGTGAGCATTGTAAATCCGGGAAAAGTATTTTTTGTTGATGGTGAAGGAGATGTGGAAAAAAATATCCTTGAACTAAATAAGGAAATTAGTCGAGAACCGATACACCTAGGGTTAATAGGGATAGGGGAAAATGCCCATATTGCCTTTAACGACCCGCCGGCTGATTTCGATACCAGGGAGCCTTATATTATTGTTAGTCTTGATGAAGCCTGTAAAAAACAGCAAGTCAGGGAAGGGTGGTTTTCAACGGTGGATGATGTTCCCAAGCAGGCAATTTCAATGTCGGTACACCAAATTATGCAATGCAATATAATAGTTTCATGCGTCCCTTATAAAGTAAAAGCAAATGCTATAAAACTGACACTGGAAAATGATGTGACAAATATAATACCTGCTACCATGCTCAAAAGGCATAAAAATGCCAACCTTTTCCTTGATGAAGACTCTGCGTCGGAAGTAGATAAGGATGTACTGGCAAAGTATTTGTAA
- a CDS encoding DUF4070 domain-containing protein, with translation MKILMVYPTYPKTYWSFHYALRFISKKASFPPLGLLTVASMLPEHWEKKLIDMNVSKLKDKDIMWADYVFISAMVIQSKSARQVIDRCKALGVKTVAGGPLFTSSYEDYGDVDHILLNEGEVTLPHFLKDLENDTAKHIYKEDGWADIEKTPIPSWNLINIKKYASMNIQYSRGCPFNCDFCNITVLYGHAPRTKQASQLLRELDALYEAGWRGGVFFVDDNFIGNKKKLKEEILPSLINWMSEKKYPFSFMTEASINLSDDEELMQLMIKAGFDTVFIGIETPNEDSLVECNKLQNKNRDLIMCIKKIQRYGLQVQGGFIVGFDNDNVSTFDKLVNFIQESGIVTAMVGLLNAPKGTKLYKRLMGEGRLLHDMSGDNTGFTINFIPKMNLEILMNGYKHIINTIYSPKHYYERVITFLKEYNPIKQGVQRIKLIDITAFLRSVVQLGIIGRERFYYWKLFFWSLFKRPKLFPLAISFSIYGFHFRKVFENN, from the coding sequence ATGAAAATACTTATGGTGTATCCTACATACCCGAAAACATACTGGAGTTTCCATTATGCACTGAGATTTATATCAAAAAAGGCCAGTTTCCCACCACTTGGTCTTTTAACAGTTGCATCAATGCTTCCTGAACATTGGGAAAAAAAGCTTATAGATATGAATGTATCAAAGCTTAAAGATAAAGATATTATGTGGGCTGATTATGTCTTTATAAGTGCAATGGTTATTCAAAGTAAATCTGCCCGGCAGGTCATAGACCGTTGTAAAGCGCTCGGCGTTAAAACTGTAGCCGGAGGACCTCTATTTACTTCAAGCTATGAAGACTATGGCGATGTTGACCATATTTTATTAAATGAAGGCGAAGTAACATTGCCTCATTTCCTTAAGGATTTAGAAAATGATACAGCAAAACACATTTATAAAGAAGATGGGTGGGCCGATATAGAAAAAACGCCAATCCCGTCATGGAACCTGATTAATATAAAAAAGTATGCATCAATGAATATTCAATACTCCCGGGGCTGTCCTTTCAACTGTGACTTTTGCAATATTACGGTCCTCTACGGGCATGCCCCACGTACAAAGCAAGCTTCACAGCTATTGAGAGAGTTAGATGCGCTTTATGAGGCAGGCTGGAGAGGCGGAGTATTCTTTGTTGACGATAACTTTATTGGCAATAAGAAAAAGTTGAAAGAAGAAATACTTCCAAGTTTAATTAACTGGATGTCTGAAAAGAAATATCCCTTCTCCTTTATGACGGAAGCTTCAATAAACCTTTCCGATGATGAAGAACTGATGCAGCTAATGATCAAAGCAGGGTTTGATACAGTATTTATCGGAATTGAAACACCTAATGAAGATAGTCTTGTTGAGTGCAACAAACTTCAGAATAAAAACCGCGACCTTATAATGTGTATAAAGAAAATTCAGAGATACGGGTTACAGGTTCAGGGAGGATTCATAGTTGGATTTGATAATGATAATGTATCAACTTTTGACAAACTGGTAAATTTTATACAGGAAAGCGGAATAGTTACTGCTATGGTTGGCCTTTTAAATGCTCCAAAGGGGACCAAACTATATAAAAGGCTGATGGGAGAAGGAAGGCTTTTACATGATATGTCCGGCGATAACACGGGTTTTACAATAAACTTTATACCGAAAATGAACCTTGAAATATTGATGAACGGATATAAACATATAATTAATACAATATATTCCCCAAAGCACTACTATGAAAGAGTGATAACCTTTTTAAAGGAATACAATCCTATAAAACAAGGTGTACAACGAATAAAACTTATTGATATTACAGCATTTTTAAGGTCTGTTGTACAATTGGGAATTATCGGTAGAGAAAGGTTTTATTATTGGAAGCTGTTTTTTTGGTCATTATTTAAGCGTCCAAAACTTTTCCCTCTGGCAATATCATTTTCCATATATGGCTTTCATTTCAGGAAAGTATTTGAAAATAATTAA
- a CDS encoding DegT/DnrJ/EryC1/StrS family aminotransferase translates to MSKVNVGKESEGGITSSYKVDEGVVLKVPYSFFGSIYDEEEEKAVLEAMKQDSLTMGPQVQTFQKKFAEYCGTKYAFAVSNCTTAMHVCSQVIGLRPGDEVIVTPNTFIATSLVILKEGATPVYADIDPRTFNIDPEEVEKKITNRTKAIYVVHYGGQMVDMDPIMEIAKQYHLVVLEDCAHAPGAEYKGRKAGSIGDFGCFSFHSLKNMTTLGEGGMITCNNDKYAEGIEKLRCMNLEHWKDQKDYWIPSHFDVVDYYGKWGNNYRMNEAQAAVGIAQLKKLDKLNEKRIEYGRYITEGIKGIKGITPVYEDPNCKHVYHLYTVCVEEKELGASRDDFLRVLYREEGIQGILHYQPTYHFTGLKKMGYAQDLCPIAEEFFYRREFNTPHHPRLTEDDLDAIIKGIKNAAKKVGK, encoded by the coding sequence ATGAGTAAGGTTAACGTCGGCAAGGAATCAGAAGGGGGTATCACCAGTAGCTACAAGGTTGATGAAGGGGTGGTTTTAAAAGTACCATATTCATTCTTCGGTAGTATTTACGATGAGGAAGAGGAAAAAGCAGTCCTTGAGGCAATGAAGCAGGACTCTCTTACAATGGGCCCCCAGGTTCAGACATTCCAGAAGAAATTTGCAGAATACTGTGGTACCAAGTATGCCTTTGCAGTAAGCAACTGTACTACAGCCATGCATGTATGTTCACAGGTTATCGGTTTAAGGCCCGGAGATGAAGTAATTGTTACACCAAATACCTTTATAGCCACATCTCTTGTCATACTTAAAGAAGGGGCAACTCCTGTATATGCAGACATTGATCCCAGAACTTTTAATATCGACCCGGAAGAAGTTGAAAAGAAAATTACAAACAGGACTAAAGCAATTTATGTTGTCCACTATGGAGGCCAGATGGTGGACATGGACCCAATTATGGAAATTGCAAAACAATATCATTTAGTTGTATTGGAAGATTGTGCTCATGCTCCGGGAGCTGAATACAAAGGAAGAAAAGCAGGTTCCATAGGAGACTTTGGATGTTTCAGCTTCCACTCACTGAAGAATATGACTACATTAGGTGAAGGAGGAATGATTACATGCAATAATGACAAGTATGCTGAAGGAATAGAAAAACTTAGGTGCATGAACCTTGAACACTGGAAAGATCAAAAGGATTACTGGATACCTTCGCACTTTGATGTAGTAGATTATTATGGGAAATGGGGCAATAATTATAGAATGAATGAAGCCCAGGCAGCTGTTGGAATAGCACAGTTGAAAAAATTAGACAAACTTAATGAAAAGAGGATAGAATATGGCAGGTATATAACAGAGGGAATTAAAGGCATTAAGGGAATAACCCCTGTTTATGAAGATCCTAACTGTAAGCATGTTTATCACTTATATACTGTCTGTGTCGAGGAAAAGGAATTAGGCGCAAGCAGGGATGATTTCCTGAGGGTCCTTTACAGGGAAGAAGGAATCCAGGGAATTCTCCACTATCAACCCACATATCACTTTACAGGCCTTAAGAAAATGGGTTACGCACAGGATTTATGCCCAATAGCTGAAGAATTTTTTTACAGGAGAGAGTTTAATACTCCTCATCATCCAAGACTTACTGAAGATGACCTTGACGCAATAATTAAAGGTATTAAGAATGCAGCAAAGAAAGTAGGAAAGTAA